The proteins below are encoded in one region of Aeromonas jandaei:
- a CDS encoding ABC transporter substrate-binding protein, which yields MLAKVSKISTAVMLGTMMLAGAAGNAMAAENKTVLTMVAQQETAWVKNFNPFLQAGLLHTTRHFIYEPLVIFNDMQGGKPVYRLATNYEFSKDLKSVTFDLRDGVKWSDGQPFTADDILFSFNLVKANKALDERSIWTQIKSVEKLAPNKVKFDLTEVNTNVVNDLVLVPIVPEHQWKSVKDPVAFTNDKPVGTGPFTEVENFSAQLYTQCRNPHYWDNANLSIDCIRMPQMATNDQVLAAVMKGDIDWFGSFVPDIERLYVGNDPKNNKYWFPASGTVAFNVNFQTKNPGNHEAFNDVNFRRAFSMAMDRQSMVDIAGYGYPTVNEYPSGLGKAFASWNNPDVDKKYGKFNKYDLEGAKALLKQAGYKDCDGDKFLDTPSCKKIEFKVLVPNGWTDWVNTVQIGVEGLQALGLNAKTATPEATVWTENLITGDFDVALQGYFAGANPHKYFETAFHSRNMGERGNRFAAPRYKDPELDKLIDDFTQTADAAKQKDIMFAIQERVGANQTIIPVFNNPTWYEYSTKRFHGWFSADNPVAKPQLHPDTPERLLHILALKPNS from the coding sequence ATGCTTGCCAAAGTATCCAAAATCTCTACCGCTGTAATGCTGGGAACCATGATGCTTGCCGGTGCTGCCGGCAATGCCATGGCTGCCGAAAACAAGACTGTGCTGACCATGGTTGCACAGCAGGAAACCGCCTGGGTCAAGAACTTCAACCCCTTCCTGCAAGCAGGCTTGCTGCACACTACCCGTCACTTCATCTATGAACCGCTGGTGATCTTCAACGATATGCAGGGTGGTAAACCCGTCTATCGTCTGGCCACCAACTACGAGTTCAGCAAAGACCTGAAATCCGTCACCTTCGATCTGCGTGACGGCGTGAAGTGGTCAGATGGTCAGCCCTTTACCGCTGATGACATCCTGTTCTCCTTCAATCTGGTCAAAGCCAACAAGGCGCTGGATGAGCGCTCGATCTGGACCCAGATCAAGAGCGTCGAGAAGCTGGCCCCGAACAAGGTCAAGTTCGACCTGACCGAGGTCAACACCAACGTGGTGAACGATCTGGTACTGGTGCCCATCGTACCGGAGCATCAGTGGAAGTCGGTGAAAGACCCGGTTGCCTTTACCAACGACAAACCGGTCGGTACCGGCCCCTTCACCGAAGTGGAGAACTTCTCCGCCCAGCTCTACACCCAGTGCCGCAACCCGCACTACTGGGATAACGCCAACCTCTCCATCGACTGTATCCGCATGCCGCAGATGGCCACCAACGATCAGGTGCTGGCTGCTGTGATGAAGGGCGACATCGACTGGTTCGGCTCCTTCGTACCGGATATCGAGCGTCTCTACGTCGGCAACGATCCGAAGAACAACAAATACTGGTTCCCGGCCTCCGGTACCGTGGCGTTCAACGTCAACTTCCAGACCAAAAACCCGGGCAACCACGAAGCCTTCAATGACGTCAACTTCCGCCGCGCCTTCTCCATGGCGATGGATCGCCAGTCCATGGTGGATATCGCGGGCTACGGCTACCCGACCGTCAACGAATACCCGTCAGGGCTTGGCAAAGCGTTCGCCTCCTGGAACAACCCGGATGTGGACAAGAAATACGGCAAGTTCAACAAGTACGATCTGGAAGGCGCCAAGGCCCTGTTGAAGCAGGCTGGCTACAAGGATTGTGACGGCGACAAGTTCCTCGACACCCCGAGCTGCAAAAAGATCGAGTTCAAGGTACTGGTGCCGAACGGCTGGACCGACTGGGTCAACACAGTACAGATCGGCGTGGAAGGGCTGCAGGCACTGGGCCTGAATGCCAAGACCGCCACCCCGGAAGCGACCGTCTGGACCGAGAACCTCATCACTGGCGACTTTGATGTGGCGCTGCAGGGCTACTTTGCCGGTGCCAACCCGCACAAGTACTTCGAGACCGCCTTCCACTCCCGCAACATGGGTGAGCGTGGCAACCGCTTTGCGGCTCCCCGCTACAAGGATCCCGAGCTGGACAAACTGATCGACGACTTCACCCAGACCGCCGATGCAGCCAAGCAGAAGGACATCATGTTCGCGATTCAGGAGCGGGTCGGTGCCAACCAGACCATCATTCCGGTCTTCAACAACCCGACCTGGTATGAGTACAGCACCAAGCGTTTCCACGGCTGGTTCAGCGCTGACAACCCGGTTGCCAAGCCGCAGCTCCACCCGGACACCCCCGAGCGTCTGCTGCACATCCTGGCACTCAAGCCAAACAGCTAA
- a CDS encoding ABC transporter permease: protein MGFILRRFSFYLVAFLVAATINFLLPRAMPGDPVSVMFARAGAMMEPAALEALKATFGFVDGPIGTQFLTYVKSVFTWDLGTSVRFYPQQVSDVLGRAIGWTLFLVGTSTILSFSVGSIVGIFAAWYRGGRMDSILSPLTLVMQAIPPVVVSLLALFLFGVSLEWLPIGYAYSPEITPDWGWEHIKSILTHAIMPVGTLAMVQVGGFLITMRNNMINLLGEDYITMAKAKGLSSNRVIFNYGARNAILPSVTALSMALGFVIGGSLITEVIFNYPGLGLTLYQGILARDYPLIQGQLLIMTITMLSFNFLADVLYVFLDPRLRTGGK, encoded by the coding sequence ATGGGATTCATACTGAGACGCTTTTCCTTCTATCTGGTTGCCTTTCTGGTAGCCGCTACCATCAACTTCCTGTTACCCCGAGCCATGCCAGGCGATCCCGTATCCGTGATGTTTGCCCGCGCTGGCGCCATGATGGAACCCGCCGCACTGGAAGCGCTCAAGGCCACCTTCGGCTTTGTCGACGGCCCCATCGGCACCCAGTTTCTTACCTATGTGAAGAGTGTCTTCACCTGGGATCTCGGCACCTCGGTGCGCTTCTATCCGCAGCAGGTCTCGGACGTGCTGGGCCGCGCCATCGGCTGGACCCTGTTTCTGGTGGGCACCTCCACCATTCTGAGTTTCTCCGTCGGCTCCATCGTCGGCATCTTCGCCGCCTGGTATCGCGGCGGCCGGATGGACAGCATCCTCTCCCCGCTCACTCTGGTGATGCAGGCGATTCCGCCGGTAGTCGTCTCCCTGCTTGCCCTGTTCCTGTTCGGGGTGAGTCTTGAATGGCTGCCGATTGGCTATGCCTACAGCCCGGAGATCACGCCGGACTGGGGCTGGGAGCACATCAAGAGCATCCTGACCCACGCCATCATGCCGGTCGGCACTCTGGCCATGGTGCAAGTAGGCGGCTTTCTCATCACCATGCGCAACAACATGATCAACCTGCTGGGCGAGGATTACATCACCATGGCCAAAGCCAAGGGGCTCTCCAGCAACCGGGTGATCTTCAACTACGGCGCCCGCAACGCCATTTTGCCAAGCGTTACCGCCCTCTCCATGGCGCTCGGTTTCGTCATCGGTGGCTCTCTCATCACCGAGGTTATCTTCAACTATCCCGGCCTGGGCCTGACCCTCTATCAGGGCATTCTGGCCCGCGACTACCCGCTCATTCAGGGGCAGTTGCTCATCATGACCATCACCATGCTCAGCTTCAACTTCCTGGCCGACGTGCTCTACGTCTTCCTGGATCCCCGTCTGCGTACAGGAGGCAAATAA
- a CDS encoding ABC transporter permease, translated as MRMPTILKILLGNKKAACGLVIVVTFVLMALFAPLLASNEPTKRVARPHQPPSAEFVMGTTRMGHDIWSQFTNGARISLLVGFSAGLLVCTLAVAIGITAGYFGGLVDECLTFLMNVVLVIPNLPLLLVLASFIGEASPAVIAVIIGLTSWAYGARVIRAQTLALREKEFVIAAEVLGEPAWRIILVEILPNLISIIGVSFIGSIIYAIVTEATLEFLGLGDPTVVSWGIMLYNAQTSSAILVGAWWEILAPCFAIATLGAGLALLNFAIDEIANPQLRSHKGLNRWKKLAAPTPSAVSAVQEKTA; from the coding sequence ATGCGTATGCCGACCATTCTCAAGATCCTGCTGGGCAACAAGAAGGCTGCCTGCGGCCTCGTCATCGTCGTTACCTTCGTACTGATGGCATTGTTTGCCCCGCTGCTGGCCAGCAACGAGCCGACCAAACGGGTTGCCCGCCCCCACCAGCCGCCCAGCGCCGAGTTTGTGATGGGCACTACCCGCATGGGCCACGACATCTGGTCCCAGTTCACCAATGGCGCCCGCATCTCCTTGCTGGTGGGCTTTAGCGCAGGCCTGCTGGTCTGTACCCTGGCCGTCGCCATCGGCATCACCGCCGGCTACTTTGGCGGTCTGGTTGATGAGTGCCTCACCTTCCTGATGAACGTGGTGCTGGTGATCCCCAACCTCCCCTTGCTACTGGTGCTGGCGAGCTTTATCGGGGAGGCGTCGCCGGCGGTCATTGCGGTGATAATAGGGTTGACCTCGTGGGCCTATGGCGCGCGGGTCATCCGCGCCCAGACTCTGGCGCTGCGCGAGAAAGAGTTCGTCATCGCCGCCGAAGTGCTGGGCGAGCCGGCCTGGCGCATCATTCTGGTGGAGATCCTGCCCAACCTCATCTCCATCATCGGGGTGAGCTTTATCGGCTCCATCATCTACGCCATTGTCACCGAAGCGACTCTGGAGTTCCTCGGCCTTGGCGACCCGACCGTAGTGAGCTGGGGCATCATGCTCTACAACGCCCAGACCTCCAGCGCCATTCTGGTCGGCGCCTGGTGGGAGATCCTGGCCCCCTGCTTCGCCATCGCCACTCTTGGCGCCGGTCTGGCCCTGCTCAACTTCGCCATCGACGAAATCGCCAACCCGCAGCTGCGCTCCCACAAAGGGCTCAACCGCTGGAAGAAACTTGCCGCGCCAACCCCTTCTGCGGTATCAGCTGTACAGGAGAAGACAGCATGA
- a CDS encoding ABC transporter ATP-binding protein has translation MNKQPLLSVRNLCVDYITENGDVRAVNSVSFDIKQGEIFGLAGESGCGKSTVAFSVARLHKPPAYISGGEILFKGENILHYNDERLRSYRWQQVSVVFQSAMNALNPVLRMEEQFCDVLLAHNPGMTRYEAIKRAQELLTIVDIHPSRLKDYPHQFSGGMRQRLVIAIAMALNPELLIMDEPTTALDVVVQREILQKVYALKEKFNFSILFITHDLSLMVEFCDRIGIMYAGELVEVAPSKAILTAPLHPYTRGLGNSFPPLHGPKKVLEGIPGTPLNLLEVPVGCRFQARCGKVHDRCRQEYTRLAEIRPGQQTACHLYDMQDEQQDPLIYLDKAAGC, from the coding sequence ATGAACAAGCAACCCCTGCTGTCAGTACGCAATCTCTGCGTCGACTACATCACCGAAAATGGCGACGTGCGCGCCGTCAACTCGGTGAGCTTCGATATCAAACAGGGCGAGATCTTCGGTCTCGCCGGCGAGTCGGGCTGCGGCAAATCCACCGTCGCCTTCTCGGTGGCCCGGCTGCACAAGCCGCCGGCCTACATCAGCGGCGGCGAGATCCTGTTCAAGGGGGAGAACATCCTCCATTACAACGACGAGCGGCTGCGCTCCTATCGCTGGCAACAGGTGTCGGTGGTGTTCCAGTCCGCCATGAACGCCCTGAACCCGGTACTGCGGATGGAGGAACAGTTCTGCGACGTGCTGCTGGCCCACAACCCCGGCATGACCCGCTACGAGGCGATCAAGCGCGCCCAGGAGCTGCTTACCATCGTCGATATCCACCCGAGCCGGCTCAAGGATTACCCGCACCAGTTCTCCGGCGGCATGCGCCAGCGGCTGGTGATCGCCATCGCCATGGCGCTCAACCCCGAGCTGCTCATCATGGATGAACCGACCACGGCGCTCGATGTGGTGGTGCAGCGGGAGATCCTGCAGAAGGTCTATGCCCTGAAAGAGAAGTTCAACTTCTCCATCCTGTTCATCACCCACGACCTCTCCCTGATGGTCGAATTCTGCGATCGCATCGGCATCATGTATGCCGGTGAACTGGTGGAGGTTGCCCCCTCCAAGGCGATCCTGACCGCGCCGCTGCACCCCTATACCAGAGGGCTCGGCAACTCCTTCCCGCCTTTGCACGGGCCGAAAAAGGTGCTGGAGGGGATCCCGGGCACCCCGCTCAACCTGCTGGAGGTGCCGGTCGGCTGCCGCTTTCAGGCCCGCTGCGGCAAGGTGCACGATCGCTGCCGTCAGGAGTACACCAGATTGGCCGAGATCCGCCCCGGACAACAGACCGCCTGCCATCTCTATGACATGCAGGATGAACAACAAGATCCCCTGATCTATCTGGACAAGGCCGCTGGCTGTTAA
- a CDS encoding ABC transporter ATP-binding protein encodes MQIAKTDAPIIEVQHLYKDFPVNSNAIKSGKMRALSDITFNLHRGRALAVVGESGSGKSTIAKIIAKMYKLSAGRILYRGHDLEEFNKGTALLDYRQSVQMVWQDPFGSLNPTHTIYHHIARPLLLHSKVIDKKELPEMVYALLEKVGLTPAKATAAKYPHQLSGGQRQRVNIARNLAVEAEVVLADEPTSMLDVSIRIGILNLMEQMKDELGVSMLYITHDIATARYVAEDLAVMYVGHMVEWGEVDEILHHPQHPYTQLLISAVPDPEKSIHAELEGGRKGEIPLWTPESCGCPFAGRCNQAMPRCKESLPAITRLADNHFVRCYLYE; translated from the coding sequence ATGCAAATCGCCAAAACCGATGCACCCATCATCGAAGTCCAGCACCTCTACAAGGACTTCCCCGTCAACTCCAATGCCATCAAGAGTGGCAAGATGCGGGCGCTCTCCGACATCACCTTCAACCTGCACCGGGGCCGCGCCCTGGCTGTGGTCGGGGAGTCGGGCTCCGGCAAGAGCACCATCGCCAAGATCATTGCCAAGATGTACAAGCTCAGTGCCGGGCGCATTCTCTATCGCGGCCACGATCTGGAAGAGTTCAACAAGGGCACCGCCCTGCTGGACTATCGCCAGAGCGTACAGATGGTGTGGCAAGATCCGTTTGGTTCGCTCAACCCGACCCACACCATCTATCACCACATCGCCCGCCCCCTGCTGCTGCACAGCAAGGTGATCGACAAAAAAGAGCTGCCCGAGATGGTCTACGCACTGTTGGAGAAGGTCGGCCTGACCCCCGCCAAGGCAACGGCGGCCAAGTATCCGCACCAGCTCTCCGGCGGCCAGCGCCAGCGGGTCAACATCGCCCGCAATCTGGCGGTGGAGGCGGAAGTGGTATTGGCGGACGAACCCACCTCCATGCTCGACGTCTCCATTCGCATCGGCATCCTCAACCTGATGGAGCAGATGAAGGATGAGCTTGGCGTCTCCATGCTCTACATCACCCACGACATCGCCACCGCCCGCTATGTGGCGGAAGATCTGGCGGTCATGTACGTGGGACACATGGTGGAGTGGGGCGAGGTGGACGAGATCCTGCACCACCCGCAGCACCCCTATACCCAGCTGCTCATCTCGGCGGTGCCCGACCCCGAGAAGAGTATCCACGCCGAGCTGGAGGGCGGCCGAAAAGGGGAGATCCCGCTCTGGACGCCGGAATCCTGCGGTTGCCCCTTTGCCGGGCGCTGCAATCAGGCGATGCCCCGCTGCAAGGAGAGTCTGCCTGCCATCACCAGGCTTGCCGACAACCACTTCGTGCGCTGCTACCTCTACGAGTGA
- a CDS encoding glycoside hydrolase family 9 protein, translating into MELLINQVGYECDGHKVALLQASPAHDLGGYVRLQRLDDGQILFETPLQAAGSVPGWQGRAYWRADFSAFKEPGHYRLEAITAQGIVRSTRFAIGQDLLASRCLSDVIHYFKGQRASGIFDRADRSARLFGTDQHRDVHGGWFDASGDMSKYLSHLSYANYLNPQQTPMVVWSLLKCRELLAPRRDIDGVNLCKRLNDEALHGADFLCRMQDESGFFYMTLFDKWSKDPAQRELCAYATQQGIKSANWHAGFRQGGGMAIAALARAAREHIGGDFDTNHYAEAARRGYLHLREHNLAYLDDGVENIIDDYCALLAAVELTRTFGAEWLAEARVRASKLCARQRIHPELGHYWSANEDGSRPYYHAAEAGLPVLALLEYLGVEPDQEHKARVQTVVQQALAAELALCASAGNPFSLARQYVKGVDEAPHVSFFMPHNNESGYWWQGENARLASLAAMAFAAAAQLPQQSRLLRTFGQHQLDWILGQNPFNTCMLAGHGINNPAYTAGYPNALGGICNGITSGFEDENEVAFIPEEYRERLDQNWRWGEQWFPHAAWFALAISWQNAAGGRHD; encoded by the coding sequence ATGGAACTCTTGATCAATCAGGTGGGCTACGAGTGCGACGGGCACAAGGTCGCCCTGCTGCAAGCCTCCCCCGCCCATGATCTCGGCGGCTACGTCAGGCTGCAACGCCTTGATGATGGCCAGATCCTGTTTGAAACCCCGCTACAAGCGGCTGGCAGCGTCCCCGGCTGGCAGGGGCGTGCTTACTGGCGCGCCGACTTCTCCGCCTTCAAGGAGCCCGGCCACTATCGGCTGGAGGCGATCACTGCCCAAGGCATTGTCCGCTCGACCCGTTTTGCCATCGGCCAGGATCTGCTGGCCAGCCGCTGCCTCTCCGATGTCATTCACTACTTCAAGGGGCAGCGCGCCAGCGGCATCTTTGATCGCGCCGACCGCAGCGCCCGCCTGTTTGGCACCGACCAGCACAGAGATGTGCACGGCGGCTGGTTCGATGCCAGCGGCGACATGAGCAAGTACCTGAGCCACCTATCCTACGCCAACTACCTCAACCCCCAGCAGACCCCCATGGTGGTCTGGTCGCTGCTCAAGTGCCGGGAACTGCTGGCCCCGCGCCGCGATATCGACGGGGTGAACCTCTGCAAGCGGCTCAATGACGAGGCGCTGCACGGCGCCGACTTTCTCTGCCGGATGCAGGATGAGTCGGGCTTCTTCTACATGACCCTATTCGACAAGTGGAGCAAGGATCCCGCCCAGCGCGAGCTGTGCGCCTATGCCACCCAGCAGGGGATCAAATCCGCCAACTGGCACGCCGGTTTCCGCCAGGGGGGCGGCATGGCCATTGCCGCACTGGCCCGCGCTGCTCGCGAGCACATCGGCGGTGACTTCGATACCAACCATTACGCCGAGGCGGCCAGACGCGGTTACCTGCATCTGCGTGAGCACAACCTCGCCTATCTGGACGACGGGGTCGAAAACATCATCGACGACTACTGCGCCCTGCTGGCGGCGGTGGAGCTGACCCGCACCTTCGGCGCCGAGTGGCTGGCCGAGGCGAGAGTCCGTGCCAGCAAACTCTGCGCCCGTCAGCGCATTCATCCTGAGCTGGGTCACTACTGGTCTGCCAACGAAGATGGCTCGCGTCCCTACTACCACGCAGCCGAAGCGGGGCTGCCGGTGCTGGCACTGCTGGAATACCTGGGCGTGGAGCCGGATCAGGAGCACAAGGCTCGGGTACAAACCGTAGTGCAGCAGGCGCTGGCTGCCGAGCTGGCGCTCTGCGCCAGCGCGGGCAATCCCTTCTCCCTCGCCCGCCAATATGTGAAAGGGGTGGATGAAGCACCACACGTCAGCTTCTTTATGCCCCACAACAACGAGTCCGGTTACTGGTGGCAGGGGGAGAACGCTCGCCTGGCCTCGCTGGCCGCCATGGCCTTTGCCGCCGCGGCACAGTTGCCCCAGCAGAGCAGGTTGCTGCGCACTTTCGGTCAGCACCAGCTCGACTGGATCCTCGGGCAAAACCCCTTCAACACCTGCATGCTGGCCGGTCACGGCATCAATAATCCCGCCTACACCGCCGGTTATCCCAATGCGCTGGGGGGCATCTGCAACGGCATCACCTCAGGGTTTGAGGACGAAAATGAGGTGGCCTTTATTCCAGAGGAGTACAGGGAACGGCTGGATCAGAACTGGCGCTGGGGCGAGCAGTGGTTCCCCCATGCAGCCTGGTTTGCCCTGGCCATCAGCTGGCAAAATGCCGCAGGAGGTCGCCATGATTGA
- a CDS encoding BadF/BadG/BcrA/BcrD ATPase family protein, protein MIEYWVGVDGGGTHTRARIRDRAGKLLGEGRAAGSNLELGIHHAHANVLAAIASARLTAGLGIECEQQMGVGLALASAELADCYHALLEMPFPFASVRLTSDAFGACLGAFGGREGAILIAGTGSVGLVYQNHRIRTCSGRGFPISDLGSGAWLGLRAIQQSLLCHDGILPPSTLAIRLLDHFKRDQTEVVHWAARAIPADYGRFAPWVFDAASDGDDLANQLLDETCAQLTTLLEGMKLLGATEIALLGGIGTRLAPRLGELNLVAPRSDALDGAILFAQSEDYPCLHP, encoded by the coding sequence ATGATTGAGTACTGGGTCGGGGTCGATGGCGGTGGCACCCACACCCGCGCCCGCATTCGGGATCGGGCCGGCAAGCTGCTCGGCGAAGGGCGCGCCGCCGGATCCAATCTGGAGCTGGGCATCCATCACGCTCACGCCAATGTGCTGGCTGCCATCGCCAGCGCCCGCCTTACGGCCGGACTCGGCATCGAGTGCGAACAACAGATGGGGGTCGGGCTGGCGCTCGCCTCCGCCGAGCTGGCCGACTGCTATCACGCCCTGCTCGAGATGCCCTTCCCCTTTGCCAGCGTCAGGCTCACCTCCGATGCCTTCGGCGCCTGCCTCGGCGCCTTTGGTGGCCGGGAGGGAGCAATCCTGATCGCCGGCACCGGTTCGGTCGGGCTGGTTTATCAGAATCACCGGATCCGCACCTGCTCCGGGCGGGGCTTTCCCATTTCGGATCTCGGCAGCGGCGCCTGGCTGGGCTTACGCGCCATCCAGCAATCCCTGCTCTGCCACGACGGCATCCTGCCCCCCAGCACCCTGGCCATCCGTTTGCTCGACCACTTCAAACGGGATCAGACCGAGGTAGTGCACTGGGCTGCTCGCGCCATTCCCGCCGACTACGGCCGCTTCGCCCCCTGGGTATTCGATGCGGCCAGCGACGGCGACGACCTCGCCAACCAGTTGCTGGATGAGACTTGCGCCCAACTCACCACCCTGCTGGAGGGAATGAAGTTGCTGGGTGCCACCGAGATCGCCCTGCTGGGTGGTATCGGCACCCGCCTCGCCCCTCGCCTTGGCGAGCTGAACCTTGTGGCCCCCAGAAGCGATGCACTCGACGGGGCCATCCTGTTTGCCCAATCAGAGGATTATCCATGTCTACACCCCTGA
- a CDS encoding beta-N-acetylhexosaminidase — protein sequence MSTPLIHSRVTRRDGEDVWFAFTLSNLPAEAWKLHFCLARHIDPESLQGGELERQSGSYKVLIPQAGSNEILFCCRQTPIKKISDMPQGFFLSLPDATTGPQLLPVTLAAEELGLENQPVRKPDLPDVEPLPGIVPQSAHLVLQEGYFRLAERAHVSAIRDISGLLGHFNELTSLALEQDHDAEIRLVETALAPEAYRLTITEEEIVIAAAGESGWRHALVTLAQWYLQHGESLPCLTLEDSPRFGFRAIFLDCARHFHSMATIKRLLKLMSLYKFNRFHWHLTDDEGWRLEINAFPELTTVGAWRGHDLAIDPQLSGGPTPYGGYYTQSEVRELVAYAEGLGITIIPEIDIPGHCHAAIKALPKLLVEEADRSRYRSVQHFDDNVLNPALPGTYRFLEAVLDEVCELFPGSQIHMGGDEVPSGVWTDSPACQQLMIEQGYADCRELQGHLLRHCQRYLAARGKQMIGWEEILHGDKVSRKAAICAWTSFQAGLDAAAAGYPVVMAPAQFLYLDLAWSADIHEPGLYWAGTLNLEQIYSCDPAPADFHASDNILGVLSPLWSELITSRDRLDYMLFPRMLATAEVAWSEPARKGWEHFTARLPGQLQILDQLQVRYRMPQR from the coding sequence ATGTCTACACCCCTGATCCACTCCCGGGTCACCCGACGTGACGGCGAGGATGTCTGGTTTGCCTTCACCCTGTCCAACCTGCCGGCAGAGGCGTGGAAGCTGCACTTCTGTCTGGCACGCCATATCGACCCGGAATCGCTGCAAGGAGGTGAGCTTGAGCGCCAGAGCGGCAGCTACAAGGTGCTGATCCCGCAGGCTGGCAGCAACGAGATCCTGTTTTGCTGCCGCCAGACCCCCATTAAAAAGATCTCCGACATGCCGCAGGGCTTCTTCCTGAGCCTGCCCGACGCCACCACCGGCCCCCAGCTGCTGCCAGTAACCCTGGCAGCAGAAGAGCTAGGGCTGGAGAATCAGCCTGTCCGCAAGCCAGACCTGCCGGACGTCGAGCCGCTGCCCGGCATAGTACCGCAATCGGCTCATCTGGTGCTGCAGGAGGGGTATTTTCGCCTCGCCGAGCGGGCCCACGTGAGCGCCATCCGCGATATCAGCGGCTTGCTTGGCCACTTCAACGAGCTCACATCGCTGGCACTGGAGCAGGATCACGACGCCGAGATCCGGCTGGTTGAGACAGCGCTGGCCCCCGAAGCCTACCGGCTCACCATCACCGAAGAGGAGATAGTGATTGCCGCTGCGGGCGAGAGTGGCTGGCGCCACGCTCTGGTCACGCTGGCCCAGTGGTATCTGCAGCACGGCGAGAGCCTGCCCTGCCTGACGCTGGAGGACAGCCCGCGCTTTGGCTTTCGCGCCATCTTTCTCGACTGCGCCCGCCACTTTCACAGCATGGCGACCATCAAGCGACTGCTCAAGCTGATGAGCCTATACAAGTTCAACCGCTTCCACTGGCATCTGACCGATGACGAGGGGTGGCGCCTCGAGATCAATGCCTTCCCCGAGCTCACCACCGTGGGTGCCTGGCGCGGCCATGATCTGGCCATAGATCCGCAGCTGAGCGGCGGCCCCACCCCCTACGGCGGCTACTACACCCAGAGCGAGGTGCGCGAGCTGGTGGCCTATGCCGAAGGGCTTGGCATTACCATCATCCCCGAAATCGACATTCCGGGTCACTGCCACGCAGCCATCAAGGCGCTGCCAAAGCTGCTGGTGGAGGAGGCTGATCGCTCCCGCTACCGCTCGGTGCAGCACTTTGACGACAATGTGCTCAACCCGGCGCTGCCCGGCACCTACCGTTTCCTGGAAGCGGTACTGGACGAGGTGTGCGAGCTCTTCCCCGGCTCCCAGATCCACATGGGGGGAGATGAAGTTCCAAGCGGCGTCTGGACCGACAGTCCCGCCTGCCAGCAACTGATGATCGAGCAAGGTTACGCCGACTGCCGCGAACTGCAGGGCCATCTGCTGCGCCACTGCCAGCGCTATCTGGCCGCCCGAGGCAAACAGATGATCGGCTGGGAGGAGATCCTCCATGGTGACAAGGTGAGCCGCAAAGCGGCGATCTGCGCCTGGACCAGCTTTCAGGCGGGACTGGACGCGGCCGCAGCCGGTTATCCGGTGGTGATGGCGCCCGCCCAGTTCCTCTATCTGGACCTCGCCTGGAGCGCCGATATTCACGAACCCGGCCTCTACTGGGCGGGCACCCTCAATCTGGAGCAGATCTACTCATGCGATCCTGCCCCAGCCGATTTCCATGCCAGCGATAACATCCTCGGGGTGCTGAGCCCCTTGTGGTCAGAATTGATCACCTCGCGCGATCGTCTCGACTACATGTTGTTCCCGCGCATGCTGGCCACGGCCGAGGTGGCCTGGAGCGAACCCGCCCGCAAGGGGTGGGAGCACTTCACCGCCCGCCTGCCCGGCCAGCTGCAGATCCTCGACCAGCTGCAGGTGCGCTACCGGATGCCACAGAGGTAA
- a CDS encoding MGMT family protein produces the protein MYHPSHEKVARIEAIIALIPAGKVASYGQVADLAGLPGRARLVGKVLRETDKVLPWHRVLGAAGTISLPKGSEGFATQVGLLQEEGVAVIGGRVRMRDWQWQPDLAELLFLLPF, from the coding sequence ATGTATCACCCCTCCCATGAAAAAGTGGCCAGAATCGAGGCGATTATCGCGCTTATTCCTGCAGGCAAGGTGGCCAGCTACGGTCAGGTAGCCGATCTGGCAGGTCTGCCCGGGCGGGCAAGGCTGGTGGGCAAGGTGCTGCGTGAGACCGACAAGGTGCTGCCCTGGCACAGGGTGCTGGGCGCTGCCGGTACCATTTCGTTGCCCAAGGGTTCAGAGGGATTTGCCACCCAGGTCGGCTTGTTGCAGGAAGAGGGGGTTGCCGTGATTGGCGGGCGAGTCAGAATGCGGGATTGGCAGTGGCAGCCCGACCTGGCCGAGCTGCTGTTTCTACTGCCGTTTTGA